TCCGCAGTGCGGATGTAGAACATCATAAAGCGGTCCAGGTAACGAATCAGCGTCTCCCGATCCAGATCGGCTGCCAGTAAATCTGCATGGCGCGGCTTCATACCGCCGTTGCCCGCGACGTAAAGATTCCAGCCTTTTTCTGTGGCGATGATGCCCACATCTTTGCCCTGAGCTTCCGCGCATTCACGGGTACAGCCGGAGACGCCAAATTTCATCTTGTGCGGAGTGCGAATGCCCTTGTAGCGATTTTCCAGCTCGACCCCAAGGCTGACGCTGTCCCCGACGCCAAAACGGCACCAGCTACTGCCCACGCAGGTTTTTGCCATACGCAACGCTTTGGCATACGCATGACCTGTTTCAAAACCAGCGGCAATCAGCTGTGACCAGATAGCGGGCAGATCGTCTTTCTGCGCACCAAACAGCCCGATACGCTGTGAGCCGGTGATTTTGGTATAGAGGTTATAGCGTCGGCCAATCTCTCCAATGGCTACCAGGCCCTCAGGAGTGATTTCGCCGCCGGCAGAGCGGGGGATCACTGAATAGGTGCCATCTTTCTGAATATTGCCGAGGAAGAGATCGTTACTGTCCTGCAGTGACGTGTGCTGGGGCTTAAGAACATATTCGTTCCAGCAGGATGCCAGCAGGGAGCCGACGGTAGGTTTGCAGACTTCGCAGCCATACCCTTTACCGTATTTCTCAAGCAGCTGCTCAAAGGTTTTAATCTCTTCCACGCGGATCAGATGATAAAGCTCCTGACGTGAATAACTGAAGTGTTCACAAAGGTGATGATTAACTTCAATGCCCTGGCGGCTGAGTTCAGCATTCAGTACCTGGGTCATCAGCGGCACACATCCTCCGCAACCGGTGCCTGCTTTGGTTTCGGCTTTCAGCGCTGCTACGGTATGGCATCCGGCCTGGATCGCACTGACCAGGTCGCCTTTGGTGACGTCAAAGCAGGAACAAATCTGCGCCGTGTCGGGCAGAGACTCCACCCCAATCGCCGGTTTGCTGCCCGCATGAGCTGGCAGAATAAGGGCATCCGGGTTGTCGGGCAGTTCGATGGCATTCAGCATCAGCTGGAGCAGGTTGCCAAAGTCGCTGGTATCCCCTACAAGCACGGCCCCCAGCAGGGTTTTGTTATCAGCACTGACCACCAGACGCTTGTAGATTTCTTTGCTTTCGTCGAGGTATACGTAACTTCTGGCGCCCTGGGTACGGCCATGCGCATCGCCAATGCCGCCCACGTCCACGCCCAGCAGCTTGAGTTTGGCGCTCATGTCCGCGCCGGAGAAAGCATTGTCATTGCCAAGCAGACGATCGCAGGTGACCTGCGCCATTTTATAGCCCGGCGCGACAAGCCCGTAAATCCGGTTCTGCCAGGCAGCACATTCGCCAATGGCATAAATATCGGTATCGGCGGTCTGGCAATGGTCATCAATCAGCACGCCGCCGCGTGGACCCACGGGCAGCTCGCTCTGCCTGGCCAGTTTGTCCTGGGGACGAATCCCGGTGGAGAAGACGATAAAGTCGATCTCCAGTTCGCTGCCATCGGCAAACTGCATGGTTTTGCCACCTGCCGGGCGGTCGATAATTTTTCGGGTGTTTTTACTGGTGTGGACTTTCACGCCCATACGCTCAATCTTCTGACGCAGCTGATCGCCCCCCATAGGGTCGAGCTGTTCAGCCATCAACACCGGAGCAAATTCCACCACATGGGTTTCAATGCCCAGATTTTTCAGCGCGCCGGCCGCTTCCAGACCCAGCAATCCGCCGCCCACAACCGCACCGCGTTTGCTGCGGCGTGCGCAGGCTTCAATCGCATTGAGGTCCTCAATGGTGCGATAGACGAAGCAGTCCTGACCGCTGGCGCCTTCAATTGGAGGGACCCAGGGATATGAACCTGTGGCGATCACCAGCTTGTCGTAATGCACTGCACGTCCGGTACTGGAGTGGATGACTTTTTCACGGCGGTTAAGCGTAATGGCCCGCTCACCAATCAGCACTTCAACATGGTTTTTTTGATAGAAGTCGTTACGGACCAGCGACAGTTCTTCAGCGGTATGATGGGAGAAATAAGCGGAGAGGTGGACACGGTCATAGGCCACGCGGGGTTCTTCGCAGAAAACGGTGATGGCAAACTGGCCGGGCGCGGCTTTTTCAACCAGTTCTTCAATCAGGCGGTGGCCTACCATGCCGTTGCCAATAATGACGAGTCGGGTGCTCATTTTTGCCTCACAATGCAATTTATTATCGCTACAATACCGCGCAGGCATGTGCACTTATTGATGTACATCAATCCGCTTTTTAAATACTCCTTTATGAGTAGGTCGCTGATTTAACGCCTTTTTCTGTAAGTCCCGGAAAATACGACAGTTAAACTGAATCGTATCAGCTACGGGTTTGGTGCCTTGCGTACAGCCTGTAAAAACAATGCTATGGTAAATGACAGACCAACGACCTTCAGGAGCGTTTGCATGCAGGCTGGTAATGTGAAATGGATAAATCATCTTCGTTTGCCCTGGCGTGAAGGGCTGTGGCAAATCGAAATCAACGACGGCAGGATTGCCCGAATCTCACCTCAGACCCAATCCCGGCCCACCACGGACTCGCTGGATGCGGAAGGCGGCCTGGCTTTTCCACCGTTCATTGAACCTCATATCCATCTTGATACCACCCAGACCGCCGGTGAACCCGCCTGGAATGAGTCCGGTACGCTGTTTGAAGGCATTGAGCGCTGGGCAGAGCGCAAGGCGTTGCTGAGCCATGAAGATGTTAAGCAGCGGGCAAAGCAGACGCTTAAATGGCAGATTGCCAACGGCATTCAGCATGTGCGTACCCATATCGACGTGTCAGATCCCACACTGACGGCGCTTAAAGCGATGCTGGAAGTGAAAGCAGAGATGGCACCCTGGGTGGATATTCAGCTGGTGGCTTTCCCACAGGAGGGCATCCTCTCTTATCCGGACGGTGAAGCCCTGCTGGAAGAGGCATTGAAGCTGGGGGCAGATGTGGTGGGGGCGATCCCACATTTCGAGTTCACGCGCGAATATGGCGTGGAGTCCCTGCATAAAACCTTCGCGCTGGCGCAAAAATACCAGCGGATGGTGGATGTGCACTGCGATGAGATTGATGATGAGCAGTCCAGGTTTGTTGAAACGGTAGCGGCCCTGGCGCTGCGCGAGAAAATGGGCGAGCGGGTGACGGCCAGCCATACCACCGCCATGCACTCCTATAACGGGGCTTATACCTCGCGCCTGTTCAGACTTCTGAAGCTTTCTGGCATTAACTTTGTCGCTAATCCGCTGGTCAATATCCATCTGCAAGGCCGTTTTGACACCTATCCAAAGCGCCGGGGGATCACCAGGGTCAAAGAGATGCTTGAAGCGGATATTAATGTCTGCTTTGGTCACGATGACGTGTTTGATCCCTGGTACCCGTTGGGAACGGCGAACATGTTGCAGGTTCTGCATATGGGGCTGCACGTCTGTCAGCTGATGGGGTATGGGCAGATCGACGCCGGTATTAACCTGATTACCCATAACAGTGCCCGGACACTGCAACTTAAGGATTACGGCATTCAAACCGGGAACAGTGCCAACCTGATTATTCTGCCTGCTGAAAACGGCTTTGATGCTCTCCGGCGTCAGGTTCCGGTGCGGTACTCAATCCGCCAGGGGAGGGTGATAGCCGAAACGCAGCCGGCAGAAACGCTGATCCACTTACAGGAAAGTGAGAAGGTAGATTTTAAAAGGTAATTTTCCGTGCTCTGTACAGAGCCATGAAGAAATAAAAAAGGCCGGTGTTCCCGGCCTTTTTATGTTTAGTGCGAAGACATATGTCCCGGCAATTTGTGTTTGCTGACGAAGCCCAGCAGCAGACACATCACAAAGACGACCGCATAGAGGCCGTTAGCCGTCATCAGCGCTGCGTGGGCACCTCCTTTTTCCACAATCGGCCCGGTGACCACAAAGGTCAGCATGGTGCCTACCGTGCCGCAGGTCAGGATAAAGTTCACCAGCTTCGGTGAAGAGACTTTGGTCTGCAGAGAGCCCAGGGTGATGATAGTGGTGTAGATAGCGCTGGAGCCAAAGCCCAGACCGATCATAATCCACTTCAGCATTGAGGCGTCAGGAGTGGAGACAAACCAGTACATCATCGCCGTTGCCAGCAGGGCCAGCAGGGTAAGAATACGTTGAGGATCGAAGAAGCGCAGGATGGCGCTGAAGGCCCACATGCCGATCATATAGGATGTCCAGAAGTTGCCTACCAGCCCACCGGCCTGGCTGATATCCATCCCCATGGTTTTGGTGGCATACAGCGGCACCCAGCCGATAAAGCCAAGCTGTCCAAGGATGTAGCACAGGGCAGCGATCGACAGGAACAGCACGCCGACACCCCATTTTTCTTTTTCTCCGGCTGGTTGATTTGGCGCTTTCTTGCCCAGAACCGGGAACTCAAAGCACAGTGCCAGCACGAAGATAGCCACATAGATCACACCGATGCAGGCATAAACCCAATACCATGGCAGGGAGCGCGCGAGGATAGCGGCGGCAATAATCGGAAAGACAGTTCCTGCCATGCTGAAGAAGGAGTCGGTAAACAGCAGGCGCGAACCGCGCTGACGCCCCTGGTACAGATGAGTGATCAGGAAGGTACCAATCGACATGGTGATGCCGCTGACCACGCCCAGTACGAACATACACAGCGAGAAGACGTTCAGGTTATGGCTGGTCAT
This genomic window from Erwinia sp. E_sp_B01_1 contains:
- the nirB gene encoding nitrite reductase large subunit NirB, encoding MSTRLVIIGNGMVGHRLIEELVEKAAPGQFAITVFCEEPRVAYDRVHLSAYFSHHTAEELSLVRNDFYQKNHVEVLIGERAITLNRREKVIHSSTGRAVHYDKLVIATGSYPWVPPIEGASGQDCFVYRTIEDLNAIEACARRSKRGAVVGGGLLGLEAAGALKNLGIETHVVEFAPVLMAEQLDPMGGDQLRQKIERMGVKVHTSKNTRKIIDRPAGGKTMQFADGSELEIDFIVFSTGIRPQDKLARQSELPVGPRGGVLIDDHCQTADTDIYAIGECAAWQNRIYGLVAPGYKMAQVTCDRLLGNDNAFSGADMSAKLKLLGVDVGGIGDAHGRTQGARSYVYLDESKEIYKRLVVSADNKTLLGAVLVGDTSDFGNLLQLMLNAIELPDNPDALILPAHAGSKPAIGVESLPDTAQICSCFDVTKGDLVSAIQAGCHTVAALKAETKAGTGCGGCVPLMTQVLNAELSRQGIEVNHHLCEHFSYSRQELYHLIRVEEIKTFEQLLEKYGKGYGCEVCKPTVGSLLASCWNEYVLKPQHTSLQDSNDLFLGNIQKDGTYSVIPRSAGGEITPEGLVAIGEIGRRYNLYTKITGSQRIGLFGAQKDDLPAIWSQLIAAGFETGHAYAKALRMAKTCVGSSWCRFGVGDSVSLGVELENRYKGIRTPHKMKFGVSGCTRECAEAQGKDVGIIATEKGWNLYVAGNGGMKPRHADLLAADLDRETLIRYLDRFMMFYIRTADKLQRTSLWLESLEGGIDYLKQVIVNDKLKINTQLETELGRLREQFICEWKETVGDPRQHARFAHFINDSQRDPLVQVVAEREQHRPARPDERISVVVLEEQS
- a CDS encoding cytosine deaminase; translated protein: MQAGNVKWINHLRLPWREGLWQIEINDGRIARISPQTQSRPTTDSLDAEGGLAFPPFIEPHIHLDTTQTAGEPAWNESGTLFEGIERWAERKALLSHEDVKQRAKQTLKWQIANGIQHVRTHIDVSDPTLTALKAMLEVKAEMAPWVDIQLVAFPQEGILSYPDGEALLEEALKLGADVVGAIPHFEFTREYGVESLHKTFALAQKYQRMVDVHCDEIDDEQSRFVETVAALALREKMGERVTASHTTAMHSYNGAYTSRLFRLLKLSGINFVANPLVNIHLQGRFDTYPKRRGITRVKEMLEADINVCFGHDDVFDPWYPLGTANMLQVLHMGLHVCQLMGYGQIDAGINLITHNSARTLQLKDYGIQTGNSANLIILPAENGFDALRRQVPVRYSIRQGRVIAETQPAETLIHLQESEKVDFKR
- the tsgA gene encoding MFS transporter TsgA, which encodes MTNRDRIGLTWISFFSYALTGAVVIVTGMVLENIAEYFQLPVAQMSNTFTFLNAGILVAVFLNAWLMEIIPLKRQLVFGFVLMVLAVLGLMTSHNLNVFSLCMFVLGVVSGITMSIGTFLITHLYQGRQRGSRLLFTDSFFSMAGTVFPIIAAAILARSLPWYWVYACIGVIYVAIFVLALCFEFPVLGKKAPNQPAGEKEKWGVGVLFLSIAALCYILGQLGFIGWVPLYATKTMGMDISQAGGLVGNFWTSYMIGMWAFSAILRFFDPQRILTLLALLATAMMYWFVSTPDASMLKWIMIGLGFGSSAIYTTIITLGSLQTKVSSPKLVNFILTCGTVGTMLTFVVTGPIVEKGGAHAALMTANGLYAVVFVMCLLLGFVSKHKLPGHMSSH